A section of the Romeriopsis navalis LEGE 11480 genome encodes:
- a CDS encoding septal ring lytic transglycosylase RlpA family protein: MSQTSAQSVKTATADQGATVRVSQAAQKAASIVKIHNHQIKGKQAATLYVRNLPILTFLNDQAPTAANQTQLVSNTAPATENSAQSNRTAPSQAESIAAQLDQLYQAGDSAQGIKVVWQGNKKTRKGQYVVTAGKLPIATIDKNTTYAKTTRSAEQDALLIANRLRRLLSNGEVKPIKTVEGKPKPVIATPRRRSVSAGGRVTRVYRGQASWYGPGFHGRLTANGERYNQYGITAAHPFLRFGTRVRVTNQYTGRAVIVRINDRGPYAGGRIIDLSAGAAARIGLKASGVAPVSVEVLGR, translated from the coding sequence ATGTCACAAACATCGGCTCAAAGCGTCAAAACTGCTACGGCTGATCAGGGTGCAACTGTACGAGTGAGCCAAGCCGCTCAAAAGGCTGCCTCCATCGTCAAGATCCACAACCACCAAATCAAAGGGAAGCAAGCAGCAACGCTGTACGTTCGCAATCTTCCAATTTTGACTTTCCTCAACGATCAGGCCCCCACTGCGGCCAATCAGACACAGCTGGTTAGCAATACCGCTCCGGCCACAGAGAATTCCGCACAATCGAACCGCACTGCCCCATCCCAGGCAGAATCAATTGCCGCGCAGCTTGACCAGCTTTACCAAGCCGGTGATTCTGCCCAAGGGATCAAGGTCGTTTGGCAAGGCAATAAAAAGACGCGCAAAGGCCAGTATGTGGTGACCGCGGGCAAATTGCCGATCGCCACAATTGACAAAAACACGACCTACGCTAAAACGACTCGGAGCGCTGAGCAAGATGCGTTGCTGATTGCTAACCGTCTCCGCCGCTTGTTGAGCAACGGTGAGGTCAAGCCGATTAAAACGGTTGAAGGTAAGCCGAAGCCCGTGATCGCGACGCCCCGGCGCCGTAGTGTTAGCGCTGGTGGCCGTGTTACACGCGTCTATCGTGGCCAAGCCTCCTGGTATGGCCCTGGTTTCCACGGTCGCCTGACAGCTAATGGCGAACGTTACAACCAGTACGGCATCACAGCCGCACATCCATTTTTACGTTTCGGCACCCGTGTCCGGGTCACAAACCAGTACACAGGCCGCGCCGTGATCGTGCGAATTAACGATCGCGGACCTTATGCCGGGGGGCGGATTATCGATCTATCCGCAGGTGCCGCTGCTCGGATTGGCCTAAAGGCCTCGGGCGTTGCGCCAGTGTCTGTGGAAGTACTGGGCAGATAA
- the purM gene encoding phosphoribosylformylglycinamidine cyclo-ligase, producing MIDYRSEVFGARYNTGLFLGEAKVGGMDYKSAGVDVEAGRDFVRRIKSRVESTYRPEVLGNLGGFSGLFSLPTGYQEPVLVSGTDGVGTKLRLAHQMQKHDTVGIDLVAMCVNDVLTCGAEPLFFLDYLATGHLEPAELAQVVDGVATGCQQAGCALLGGETAEMPGFYQPQEYDLAGFCVGIVDRPKVLDGSKIAVGDAVIGLASSGVHSNGFSLVRKIVEEKAYTWGSHIKGPEGQTLGEVLLTPTQIYVKPIHAALKAGLTIHGMAHITGGGLPENLPRCLSDTQSVQIDPQSWEPLPIFQWLEQEGHVPIVDMYNTFNMGIGFVVIVPNEQASATLEFFQAQDIIANQIGTIIEGKGEVLGLPT from the coding sequence ATGATTGATTACCGATCGGAGGTTTTCGGGGCACGGTACAATACGGGACTGTTCCTCGGGGAGGCCAAAGTTGGCGGTATGGACTACAAATCAGCAGGCGTCGATGTCGAAGCAGGGCGCGATTTTGTGCGGCGGATCAAAAGCCGCGTTGAGAGCACCTATCGGCCGGAAGTGCTCGGTAATTTAGGTGGTTTTAGCGGTCTATTTAGTTTGCCGACGGGCTACCAGGAACCTGTATTGGTGTCGGGGACCGATGGTGTGGGGACGAAGCTACGGTTAGCCCATCAGATGCAAAAGCACGACACTGTCGGCATTGATCTCGTGGCCATGTGCGTCAACGATGTCTTGACCTGCGGAGCAGAGCCACTGTTTTTCCTCGATTATTTGGCCACGGGGCATTTAGAGCCAGCAGAACTGGCGCAAGTTGTTGACGGCGTGGCTACCGGTTGTCAACAAGCCGGTTGTGCGTTGTTAGGCGGTGAGACGGCTGAAATGCCCGGCTTTTACCAACCGCAAGAATATGACTTAGCGGGCTTTTGTGTGGGCATCGTCGATCGGCCCAAAGTGCTCGATGGGTCTAAGATTGCGGTGGGGGATGCCGTGATTGGGCTCGCCAGTAGCGGTGTCCATAGCAATGGATTTAGTCTTGTCCGCAAAATTGTGGAAGAGAAGGCTTATACCTGGGGCAGTCATATTAAAGGGCCAGAGGGTCAAACCTTGGGGGAAGTGTTGCTAACGCCGACCCAGATTTATGTCAAACCAATTCATGCGGCATTGAAAGCCGGATTGACGATTCACGGCATGGCGCATATTACCGGCGGTGGCTTGCCAGAAAACTTGCCCCGGTGTTTGAGTGATACCCAATCTGTCCAGATCGATCCACAGTCCTGGGAACCACTACCAATCTTCCAATGGTTGGAGCAAGAAGGTCATGTCCCGATCGTCGATATGTATAACACCTTTAATATGGGCATCGGTTTTGTCGTGATTGTGCCGAACGAACAGGCATCGGCGACATTGGAATTTTTCCAAGCCCAGGATATTATCGCCAATCAAATTGGCACGATTATTGAAGGTAAGGGTGAAGTTCTCGGCTTACCAACTTAA
- the rsmA gene encoding 16S rRNA (adenine(1518)-N(6)/adenine(1519)-N(6))-dimethyltransferase RsmA gives MVKTRKQFGQHWLKSEKALEKIVATAQLHATDRVLEIGPGTGVLTRQMLPQAHSVVAVEVDRDLCALLAKKLGKAQNFLLLQGDFLTLDVNELLVPPFESPNKVVANIPYNITGPIIEKLLGTIAQPAAQSYEAIVLLVQKEVALRICARANNHNFGALSVRVQYLAEAEFVFDVPAKAFQPPPKVDSAVIRLTPRPIAQPAKDPKHMARILKMGFATRRKMLRNNLKSLIPPDDLNPILEELGLKANDRAENLNVEDWVRLSDRLLADNATN, from the coding sequence GTGGTCAAAACCCGTAAACAATTTGGTCAACACTGGCTGAAAAGCGAAAAAGCACTCGAGAAAATTGTCGCAACTGCCCAACTTCATGCGACCGATCGGGTGCTGGAGATTGGCCCTGGCACTGGGGTTTTGACTCGTCAGATGTTGCCCCAAGCACATTCAGTCGTGGCCGTGGAAGTCGATCGTGACCTTTGTGCCTTACTGGCGAAAAAGCTGGGTAAAGCCCAAAACTTTTTACTGCTTCAGGGCGATTTTTTGACCCTGGATGTCAATGAATTACTAGTGCCGCCCTTTGAGTCGCCCAATAAGGTTGTGGCAAATATTCCCTACAACATCACCGGCCCAATTATTGAAAAGCTGCTGGGGACGATCGCGCAACCCGCGGCGCAGTCCTACGAGGCAATCGTGCTACTGGTGCAGAAGGAAGTCGCACTGCGCATTTGTGCCCGGGCAAACAATCATAATTTCGGGGCGCTATCGGTGCGGGTACAATATTTAGCCGAGGCAGAATTTGTGTTCGATGTTCCAGCCAAAGCGTTTCAGCCACCGCCCAAAGTTGATTCGGCAGTGATTCGGTTGACGCCAAGACCCATTGCACAACCCGCCAAAGATCCGAAACATATGGCCCGGATTCTCAAAATGGGCTTTGCCACGCGGCGGAAAATGCTGCGGAATAACCTTAAAAGTCTGATTCCGCCCGATGATCTGAATCCGATTCTGGAAGAGTTGGGCTTGAAGGCCAACGATCGAGCAGAAAATTTGAACGTCGAGGATTGGGTACGCTTGAGCGATCGGCTACTCGCCGATAATGCGACTAACTAA
- a CDS encoding MoaD/ThiS family protein, which yields MAVKVLIPTPLQKLTHDQATIECDGTTIQELIDSLEANAPGIKGRLCDDSGKLRRFVNFYLNSEDIRFLDGEATALQDGDEVSIVPAIAGG from the coding sequence ATGGCTGTAAAAGTTTTAATTCCCACACCGTTGCAAAAACTGACTCACGATCAGGCAACAATTGAATGTGATGGCACCACCATCCAAGAATTAATTGATTCACTCGAAGCCAATGCGCCAGGCATTAAGGGGCGTCTTTGCGATGACAGTGGCAAACTCCGCCGGTTTGTGAATTTCTATCTCAATAGTGAAGATATTCGGTTCCTCGATGGCGAAGCTACCGCCCTGCAAGATGGTGATGAAGTCAGCATTGTCCCGGCGATCGCCGGTGGCTAG
- the thrC gene encoding threonine synthase, with protein MTATPVLSASLTAIAGLRCKECGTEYAAQATHVCEMCFGPLEVKYDYAKIKRNVSREKIQSGPHSIWRYKDFLPVESDHPIDVGTGMTPLIKANRLAQHLGLKNLYIKNDAVNMPTLSFKDRVVSVALTRARELGFSTVSCASTGNLANSTAAIAAHAGLDCCVFIPADLEAGKVLGTLIYNPTLMAVNGNYDQVNRLCSEVANTHGWGFVNINLRPYYSEGSKTLAYEVAEQLDWQLPDHVVAPLASGSLFTKIYKGFREFVEVGLVEDKAVRFSGAQAAGCNPIATAFKQGRDFITPVKPDTVAKSLAIGNPADGVYALELARKTNGNIEDVTDAEIIDAMKLLAETEGIFTETAGGTTIATLKKLVEAGKISPDETTVVYITGNGLKTQEAVHGKIGAPLTIEPQLESFEQALKQAQPLDQLGKQPVLA; from the coding sequence ATGACCGCGACCCCAGTTTTATCCGCCAGCCTGACCGCGATCGCGGGACTCAGATGCAAAGAGTGCGGTACAGAGTACGCCGCGCAGGCCACCCATGTTTGCGAAATGTGCTTTGGCCCCTTGGAAGTGAAGTACGACTACGCCAAAATCAAGCGCAACGTGAGCCGCGAAAAAATTCAGTCCGGTCCCCACTCGATCTGGCGGTATAAGGATTTCTTACCCGTTGAATCAGATCATCCGATCGATGTTGGTACCGGGATGACGCCGTTAATTAAAGCCAACCGTCTGGCACAGCATTTGGGGCTGAAGAACCTCTACATCAAAAATGATGCGGTGAATATGCCAACGCTCAGCTTCAAAGATCGCGTTGTGTCCGTTGCTTTGACTCGTGCCCGTGAACTGGGTTTTTCTACTGTTTCCTGTGCGAGTACCGGCAACTTGGCCAACTCGACTGCGGCGATTGCGGCCCACGCGGGTTTAGACTGCTGTGTTTTTATTCCGGCGGATCTCGAAGCGGGGAAAGTGCTGGGGACCTTAATTTATAACCCCACACTGATGGCGGTGAATGGCAACTATGACCAAGTTAATCGTCTTTGCTCAGAAGTTGCCAATACTCACGGCTGGGGTTTTGTGAATATCAACTTACGCCCCTACTATTCGGAAGGCTCCAAAACCTTGGCTTATGAAGTCGCCGAGCAACTAGATTGGCAATTGCCGGATCACGTTGTGGCACCGCTTGCCTCCGGTTCACTGTTTACCAAGATTTATAAGGGCTTCCGCGAATTTGTCGAAGTCGGCTTGGTTGAGGATAAAGCAGTGCGTTTCAGCGGTGCGCAGGCGGCAGGTTGTAACCCGATCGCCACCGCATTTAAGCAGGGCCGTGATTTCATCACCCCGGTGAAACCCGATACGGTGGCGAAATCGCTGGCGATCGGTAACCCCGCTGACGGTGTTTACGCACTGGAGTTGGCCCGCAAGACCAACGGCAATATTGAAGATGTCACCGACGCCGAAATCATTGATGCCATGAAGCTCTTGGCCGAAACCGAAGGCATTTTTACCGAAACGGCGGGCGGGACAACAATCGCTACGCTCAAGAAACTGGTAGAGGCCGGTAAAATTAGCCCGGATGAAACTACCGTGGTTTACATCACGGGCAATGGTTTGAAGACCCAAGAAGCCGTTCACGGAAAAATTGGTGCACCATTAACAATCGAGCCGCAGCTAGAGAGTTTTGAGCAGGCATTAAAACAGGCACAGCCGCTTGACCAATTGGGGAAACAGCCGGTTTTGGCCTGA
- a CDS encoding MoaD/ThiS family protein, with product MANQIIVTVKLFAIYQETLQTPEIELTLPANSSVATVRDRLLEQYPTLEPWRHLTQFGVNLEQVKPEHRLEDGDEVVLIPPVSGG from the coding sequence ATGGCCAATCAAATAATCGTTACCGTCAAACTCTTCGCTATCTACCAAGAAACCTTGCAAACGCCGGAAATCGAATTGACGTTACCGGCGAATTCTTCGGTAGCCACTGTCCGCGATCGTCTCCTCGAACAATATCCAACGCTTGAACCCTGGCGTCATCTGACTCAGTTTGGCGTCAACCTGGAGCAGGTGAAGCCAGAGCATCGCCTCGAAGATGGTGATGAAGTCGTTTTGATCCCACCTGTGAGTGGCGGTTGA
- a CDS encoding protein kinase domain-containing protein has product MIYCLNPECKQPVNVAGDSHCASCGLPLAALLRRRYRIQKQLGRGGFGKTFLAVDEDRLQAKCVIKQFSPQLKGTDAMEKAVRLFEQEAIRLDELGEHPQIPTLLAYFEQDQRLYLVQQFVEGKTLVQELAEEGAFDEKKIREVLSGILPILQFVHDHNVIHRDITPANIIRREIDNQLVLIDFGVAKLLTEHTFGLPGTKIGTEGYAPIEQLRNGKAYPASDLYSLGATCLYLLTRTKPEELYDPLRGRWLWRDNLAARQTSISDGIGQILDVLVRDLVAERFQDAPDALQALSVALKQPAVAQPVRRSPAPGMPPSLPNSQETIAQRTPVPPPNIALSSQPSKPVAQSRNVTQIDPPTGSARSQARTDNAATANPTAQSVSGDRRSGLSGINQPPTSRQHGSGQSATATPRSNQPQSRQISAKPPQSPPAPSPPPKSSQPKSGQPQSSQPISQPTTGIRTSPPLQPISHPVTVQPVSQAYSGSLGASVDKYPCLTNLKGHSSWVLALAVSPDARTVVSGGLDDRIIIWDLQSGQARLVINDAHSKPINSLAITPDGHQLVSGSDDDTLKVWQLSNGQLVRVITGHTRDVNAVTITPDGQFIVSGSEDRTVAVWRLATGERLRNFAGVKALIKATAMSVNGEYVAAGGSDNLIQVWNLNAGTLVQTLQGHLSSIQSLAVSAEGRFVVSGSKDRTIRIWIPKTGESVRTLVKHLDAVNAVAVTPDSRYIISGSADKTLRVWRLPTGELVSTLNQHTGAVNAIAISPNQRWFVSGGSDGQIYVWQLAANTGY; this is encoded by the coding sequence ATGATCTATTGTCTTAATCCAGAATGTAAACAGCCTGTGAATGTCGCTGGCGATTCCCATTGTGCAAGTTGTGGCTTGCCTTTGGCGGCGTTGTTGCGACGGCGTTACCGGATTCAGAAGCAACTGGGCCGGGGTGGGTTTGGTAAAACTTTTTTGGCCGTCGATGAGGATCGCTTGCAAGCGAAATGCGTGATTAAGCAGTTTTCGCCGCAGCTGAAAGGCACAGACGCCATGGAAAAAGCCGTGCGGCTGTTTGAGCAAGAAGCAATTCGCCTCGATGAATTGGGCGAACATCCCCAAATTCCAACGCTGCTAGCCTATTTTGAACAAGACCAACGCTTGTATCTAGTGCAGCAATTTGTTGAAGGGAAAACGCTCGTGCAGGAGTTGGCGGAGGAGGGTGCGTTTGACGAAAAGAAGATTCGGGAGGTGCTCAGCGGCATCTTGCCGATTTTACAGTTCGTACATGATCATAATGTGATTCACCGCGATATTACACCGGCAAATATCATTCGGCGGGAAATCGATAACCAGTTGGTACTCATTGATTTTGGGGTGGCAAAGCTCCTAACGGAGCATACGTTTGGCTTGCCCGGAACCAAGATTGGGACGGAAGGCTATGCACCGATCGAACAGTTGCGGAATGGGAAAGCCTATCCAGCCAGCGATTTATACAGCTTAGGGGCGACTTGTTTATATTTACTGACGCGGACGAAACCCGAAGAACTATACGATCCTTTGCGCGGGCGATGGTTATGGCGCGATAACCTCGCTGCACGTCAGACATCAATTAGTGATGGGATCGGTCAGATCTTGGATGTGTTAGTGCGCGATTTAGTCGCAGAACGGTTTCAAGATGCGCCGGATGCGCTGCAAGCATTAAGTGTTGCCTTGAAGCAGCCCGCCGTGGCACAGCCTGTCCGTCGATCGCCAGCGCCTGGAATGCCACCATCATTGCCAAACTCCCAGGAGACCATAGCTCAGCGCACTCCTGTCCCACCGCCGAATATTGCGCTCTCATCGCAGCCATCAAAACCGGTTGCGCAATCACGCAATGTCACCCAGATTGATCCACCCACGGGTAGCGCCCGATCGCAGGCACGTACCGACAATGCCGCAACTGCTAATCCCACGGCTCAATCCGTGAGTGGCGATCGGCGCAGTGGGCTGAGTGGCATCAATCAGCCACCCACTTCCCGTCAACATGGATCAGGGCAATCGGCTACAGCGACACCACGCTCCAATCAACCGCAATCGCGGCAAATCTCAGCCAAGCCACCGCAATCGCCGCCAGCACCATCGCCGCCACCCAAGTCGAGCCAACCCAAGTCAGGACAACCTCAATCGAGTCAACCCATCTCACAACCAACAACCGGCATCCGCACATCACCGCCTTTACAACCCATTTCACATCCAGTGACGGTGCAGCCGGTATCCCAAGCCTACTCGGGATCACTGGGAGCCAGTGTCGATAAATATCCTTGTTTAACCAATCTCAAGGGGCATTCGTCTTGGGTCTTAGCCCTGGCCGTGAGTCCGGATGCGCGCACCGTCGTCAGTGGGGGCTTAGACGATCGCATCATTATCTGGGATCTCCAAAGTGGCCAAGCGCGGTTAGTGATTAATGATGCCCATAGTAAACCAATTAACAGCTTGGCCATTACTCCGGATGGCCACCAACTCGTCAGCGGCAGTGATGATGACACACTGAAAGTATGGCAGTTATCGAATGGCCAGTTGGTGCGCGTGATTACTGGTCATACGCGGGATGTCAACGCCGTGACGATTACACCGGATGGTCAATTTATTGTGAGCGGCAGTGAAGACCGCACCGTGGCGGTGTGGCGCTTAGCCACAGGAGAGCGTCTACGCAACTTTGCAGGCGTGAAGGCGCTGATTAAGGCGACGGCCATGAGTGTGAATGGCGAATATGTGGCAGCCGGGGGATCGGATAATTTAATTCAGGTGTGGAATCTGAACGCGGGCACCTTAGTCCAGACCTTGCAGGGCCATTTGAGTTCGATTCAATCCTTGGCCGTCAGTGCGGAAGGTCGGTTTGTTGTGAGTGGCAGCAAGGATCGGACAATTCGGATTTGGATTCCCAAGACCGGTGAATCAGTGCGGACGCTGGTCAAACATTTGGATGCCGTAAATGCCGTAGCCGTGACGCCCGACAGTCGTTATATCATTAGCGGTAGTGCAGATAAAACATTGCGCGTGTGGCGCTTACCAACCGGTGAACTCGTCAGCACGTTGAATCAGCATACCGGTGCAGTCAACGCGATCGCCATCAGCCCCAATCAGCGGTGGTTCGTTTCGGGTGGGTCAGATGGCCAGATTTACGTGTGGCAGTTGGCCGCGAATACAGGCTATTGA